One Pyrofollis japonicus DNA window includes the following coding sequences:
- a CDS encoding MATE family efflux transporter produces the protein MDKRDEVGSRLKGLRERVLTEPRLFRLILWLAAPLMVSMGISTIYEIVDTFWLSRLGKAALGAPIVSWPYPDILFGILFGLSSSISALVGQYVGAAKWRKAREAAGTVLGVMLLVAVPGSLAIMASAGLYLSAIGVPSDVKPLAEIYLTVLAAGIPLSGIYLFFTMTLSAMGDTTTPTKIGIASTLINFVLDPILIFGLLGLPRLGILGAALATFFSRVFSASYAAYSLATGRHGLRLSVGDLRPRPLYLRLAAHVSIPQIVQRLAMTLGFMTMAGIVSGLGTDVLAAYSIGQIIIGIDRIISMPFGRATGIIVAQALGAKMYERAKKALWTGLTALLVTISAFLAAIMLFAEPFAKIFSNDPNVIRITMDMIHIFAPSTLGFSIFMVANTIARSSGRTLFVSILGIARLWFMRVPLSWLLAYRLGMGEIGLWTGMAISNYATGLIALTWLLKGTWLNPIIHEGTE, from the coding sequence GTGGATAAGCGGGACGAGGTAGGCTCGCGGCTCAAGGGGCTGCGTGAGCGCGTCCTTACCGAGCCGAGGCTCTTTCGCCTGATCCTCTGGCTAGCAGCCCCCCTCATGGTCTCAATGGGTATTAGTACTATCTACGAGATTGTTGATACTTTTTGGCTCTCCAGGCTCGGTAAGGCTGCGCTCGGAGCACCAATAGTCTCCTGGCCCTACCCCGACATATTGTTCGGCATATTGTTCGGCCTCTCTAGTAGCATATCAGCGCTCGTAGGCCAGTACGTTGGTGCTGCTAAGTGGAGGAAGGCGAGAGAAGCGGCTGGAACAGTGCTCGGCGTGATGCTTCTCGTCGCCGTCCCGGGCTCGCTCGCGATCATGGCCTCCGCTGGCCTATACCTTTCGGCGATAGGGGTTCCGAGCGATGTTAAGCCCCTTGCTGAGATCTACTTGACTGTGCTCGCGGCCGGGATACCCTTATCGGGCATCTACTTGTTCTTCACGATGACGCTCAGCGCTATGGGGGACACCACAACTCCTACAAAGATAGGAATAGCATCCACACTGATAAACTTCGTCCTCGACCCCATACTCATCTTCGGCTTGCTCGGCCTGCCAAGACTCGGAATACTTGGTGCAGCATTGGCGACCTTCTTCTCGCGAGTATTCTCGGCCAGCTACGCCGCCTACAGCCTAGCCACTGGCAGGCACGGCCTCAGGCTAAGCGTCGGAGACCTTAGGCCTAGGCCGCTCTACCTCCGCCTCGCCGCCCACGTATCGATTCCACAAATAGTTCAGAGACTAGCGATGACACTGGGCTTCATGACCATGGCGGGCATAGTCTCAGGGCTCGGCACCGATGTCCTAGCAGCCTACTCTATAGGCCAGATAATAATCGGGATCGACCGGATAATCTCTATGCCATTCGGCAGAGCAACCGGCATAATAGTTGCACAAGCACTTGGCGCCAAGATGTATGAGCGGGCAAAGAAGGCTCTCTGGACCGGGCTCACAGCACTACTCGTAACAATCTCCGCATTCCTCGCAGCAATAATGCTGTTCGCAGAACCCTTCGCAAAGATATTCAGCAACGACCCCAACGTTATACGGATAACAATGGACATGATACACATCTTCGCCCCAAGCACCCTCGGCTTCAGCATATTCATGGTGGCAAACACGATTGCACGGAGCAGCGGTAGAACCCTCTTCGTCTCCATCCTAGGGATAGCCAGACTATGGTTCATGAGGGTGCCGCTATCATGGCTACTAGCATATAGGCTAGGAATGGGCGAAATAGGACTATGGACCGGCATGGCGATAAGCAACTACGCTACCGGCCTAATAGCCCTCACATGGCTACTCAAAGGAACATGGCTAAACCCAATAATACACGAAGGAACAGAATAA
- a CDS encoding DUF996 domain-containing protein — MEFETAKILSIIGLVLMIVGSGHFSIGIVGLVLYLVGLYYLSNIYGREEIFSYAFKATIGFLVVLIIVAFVIGVSILGGAIIGGHIGLGVSVIIGWILLYLAMLYYGLNKRDLMNVLGEYGDRSLAGLTAKLYWYGAILTIIIIGALIVLIAEVLEVIVLATLKKASAAL, encoded by the coding sequence TTGGAGTTCGAGACGGCAAAAATACTCTCAATAATAGGGCTCGTGCTAATGATAGTTGGCTCGGGACACTTCTCTATCGGGATCGTGGGCCTAGTACTATACCTCGTAGGACTCTACTATTTGTCCAACATCTATGGGAGAGAGGAGATCTTTAGCTATGCGTTTAAAGCCACCATCGGGTTCTTAGTAGTATTGATAATTGTTGCCTTCGTTATAGGAGTATCTATACTGGGTGGGGCGATAATTGGAGGCCACATAGGGCTAGGCGTTAGCGTAATAATTGGGTGGATCCTGCTTTATCTCGCAATGCTCTATTATGGGTTAAACAAACGCGACCTAATGAACGTGCTGGGAGAATACGGCGATAGAAGCCTCGCCGGCCTCACGGCAAAGCTTTACTGGTATGGAGCAATACTGACAATAATCATTATCGGTGCACTGATTGTCCTCATAGCCGAGGTACTGGAGGTAATAGTTCTCGCTACGCTGAAAAAAGCCTCCGCAGCACTATAG
- a CDS encoding sodium:solute symporter family protein, which yields MVDATGLITAYLATSLAIGVAVKDRAASLKGFLVANRSMRDWVLAFTFGATYFSSVVMIVGSSWAYAWGPIALIIPLANILVGALLAFIVVGEKVNKLSRRLDALTVPELLAKIHGSKGLQRFLGAIVATGLLLYLVTVASGTAVVMAKALHIGLPVAAAIVAAVLAGYVALGGMYSVILTDVIQGIIMASIVGVLAYASLARLGASSLDATPPLHGVSTLIVFDLAMLTSLAVWGLPQLINRFYTVPSTKAVRRAAGMATMFAFIVALGSFIAGLAARHLASVDKPIDAMPALAGSLLGETGLAVLAAAVLAASMSTADSVALTAASALVYDLAGRKSATAMRVVSAGIVVAATLAAVAVLALPKTVYQAVTAVFKTGWTLTAGAMLVPVLAGVLGDRDPMAAKTAAISGAAMALLVTGLKLALSTGVLAPIRPVVVATELGFTATILVSTLGYITAKTLRARSLS from the coding sequence GTGGTTGACGCGACGGGGCTCATAACGGCCTACCTTGCCACCAGCCTTGCTATCGGTGTAGCCGTCAAGGATAGGGCTGCTTCGCTCAAGGGCTTCCTAGTAGCTAATCGCTCTATGCGTGACTGGGTACTCGCCTTCACTTTCGGCGCCACGTACTTCTCCAGCGTGGTAATGATTGTTGGGAGCTCGTGGGCGTACGCATGGGGACCAATAGCGCTCATAATACCGTTGGCAAACATCCTTGTAGGTGCTCTCCTAGCATTCATAGTTGTTGGCGAGAAGGTTAACAAGCTGAGCAGGAGGCTTGACGCCCTGACTGTTCCGGAACTCCTAGCAAAGATTCATGGAAGTAAGGGATTGCAGAGATTCCTTGGAGCAATAGTTGCTACTGGCCTCCTGCTTTACCTGGTAACGGTTGCCTCTGGCACCGCTGTGGTCATGGCTAAGGCCCTTCACATAGGGCTCCCGGTCGCAGCCGCAATCGTTGCTGCAGTGCTTGCAGGATACGTCGCGCTCGGAGGCATGTATAGCGTCATACTAACAGACGTAATACAAGGCATAATAATGGCGTCTATAGTCGGCGTGCTCGCTTACGCGTCCCTCGCAAGGCTCGGAGCCTCAAGCCTAGACGCTACCCCGCCGCTACACGGAGTCAGCACGCTAATAGTCTTCGACTTGGCTATGCTGACGAGCCTTGCCGTGTGGGGGTTGCCGCAGCTAATCAACAGGTTCTACACAGTGCCGAGCACTAAAGCCGTTAGAAGGGCTGCAGGCATGGCAACGATGTTCGCCTTCATAGTTGCACTGGGCTCGTTCATCGCCGGGCTGGCTGCACGCCACTTGGCCAGCGTCGATAAGCCTATTGATGCTATGCCTGCCCTGGCTGGATCGCTTCTGGGCGAGACAGGGCTAGCTGTACTGGCTGCAGCAGTGCTGGCTGCCTCAATGAGCACTGCTGACTCGGTAGCATTGACCGCTGCTAGCGCTCTTGTATACGACCTTGCCGGGAGAAAGAGTGCTACTGCTATGCGTGTCGTGAGCGCTGGCATAGTTGTTGCCGCGACGCTAGCGGCTGTGGCTGTGCTCGCTTTGCCGAAGACAGTCTACCAAGCCGTTACAGCTGTGTTCAAGACCGGGTGGACGCTGACGGCGGGAGCCATGCTGGTGCCAGTGCTAGCCGGAGTCCTCGGGGACCGTGACCCCATGGCGGCGAAGACCGCGGCAATAAGTGGTGCAGCCATGGCCTTATTGGTGACTGGCCTCAAGCTTGCATTGAGCACAGGAGTACTAGCACCAATAAGGCCAGTAGTAGTCGCTACTGAGCTTGGATTTACCGCTACCATACTAGTGTCGACGCTAGGCTACATAACTGCTAAGACCTTGAGGGCGAGGAGCCTTTCTTAG
- a CDS encoding DUF504 domain-containing protein, with product MNILGRKKKGEIHEAVAKFFHRGSKGYIVIAERGPVSGTRRISVDEIERVAVDRIILRDGTVIPLHRVIRIEDEKGTTIWARFRKASQNSEEQGT from the coding sequence TTGAACATATTGGGGCGCAAGAAGAAGGGGGAAATCCACGAAGCAGTCGCAAAGTTCTTCCATAGGGGCTCGAAAGGCTACATAGTGATTGCGGAGCGGGGCCCCGTGTCAGGCACGAGGCGTATAAGCGTAGACGAGATTGAAAGAGTTGCTGTTGACCGCATAATACTCCGCGACGGCACTGTGATACCCCTTCACCGCGTTATACGTATAGAGGATGAGAAAGGAACAACCATTTGGGCCCGTTTCCGCAAAGCCTCACAGAATAGCGAGGAACAGGGAACGTGA
- a CDS encoding endonuclease III domain-containing protein, which yields MKSIAEKASGEEVYKRLSRSLKPDWRDYVALVAERLDGDKHPFAVLAAIILSQNTSDKNSIRAYMRLREEIGVSPEDILRAPLERLKEVIRPAGLVNNKAMALKEAARRIIEAGGEKILLEMPWRQLREFLLSIPGVGEKTADVFLQLVRRAPVFAVDTHAARIAKRWGLVHEKAGYKEISKALLEFFGPERSEEAHRLLIALGRTYCRARNPRCEECPLRDICPYAEKVLAAKKGSSPSRS from the coding sequence TTGAAGAGCATAGCTGAAAAGGCTAGCGGCGAAGAGGTCTACAAAAGGCTCTCGAGAAGCCTTAAACCCGATTGGCGGGACTATGTGGCGCTCGTAGCCGAGCGCCTCGACGGCGATAAGCACCCTTTCGCAGTACTAGCGGCGATAATTCTGAGCCAAAACACGAGCGATAAGAACTCGATAAGAGCATATATGAGGCTTAGGGAGGAAATCGGGGTATCGCCGGAAGATATTCTCAGGGCCCCGCTGGAGAGGCTCAAGGAGGTTATACGCCCGGCCGGCCTCGTCAATAACAAGGCTATGGCCTTGAAGGAGGCAGCGAGGAGGATAATCGAGGCCGGCGGCGAGAAAATACTGCTAGAGATGCCTTGGCGGCAGCTACGTGAGTTCCTGCTCTCAATACCGGGTGTGGGCGAGAAGACGGCTGACGTTTTCCTCCAGCTCGTTAGGCGTGCGCCAGTATTTGCCGTTGATACGCATGCGGCGAGGATAGCGAAGCGCTGGGGCCTGGTCCACGAGAAGGCAGGCTACAAGGAGATCTCGAAAGCGCTCCTAGAGTTCTTTGGGCCGGAGAGGAGCGAGGAGGCTCATCGCCTACTAATAGCCCTGGGCAGGACGTATTGCAGGGCGAGGAACCCTAGGTGTGAGGAGTGTCCGCTTCGAGACATTTGTCCATACGCGGAGAAAGTACTGGCTGCTAAGAAAGGCTCCTCGCCCTCAAGGTCTTAG
- a CDS encoding helix-turn-helix domain-containing protein: MPGDAEDRLRRLEELVVEALRRLERLEALLGAMSEEAAIASRLTIVFSMPAVRAIEAARRIVEAYRYASDPISRAVLEALADCSPRSVSEITRLVRELRGTASRRIVRERLQRLVERGVVVPVEQGSRILYRLAYCEDSR; this comes from the coding sequence ATGCCTGGCGATGCTGAGGATAGGCTGAGGCGGCTCGAGGAGCTTGTCGTGGAGGCGCTTCGCAGGCTCGAGAGGCTTGAGGCCTTGCTCGGGGCTATGAGCGAGGAGGCTGCTATAGCTTCTAGGCTGACTATTGTGTTCTCCATGCCAGCTGTCCGGGCTATTGAGGCTGCTAGGAGGATCGTTGAGGCTTATCGTTACGCGAGTGATCCTATTTCACGAGCTGTTCTCGAGGCGCTGGCTGATTGTAGTCCCCGTTCTGTGAGTGAGATTACCCGCCTCGTGCGTGAGCTTCGCGGAACTGCTTCTAGGCGGATAGTACGTGAGCGGCTGCAACGCCTAGTTGAAAGAGGCGTCGTTGTTCCAGTTGAGCAGGGTTCTAGGATCCTCTACAGGCTCGCTTACTGCGAGGACTCGCGCTGA
- a CDS encoding mechanosensitive ion channel domain-containing protein, producing the protein MVGVDKVAEEVEKGAEAAKSSAPYIIGAIIVIGAASALLAWVSSFKTGLVKDNSQYIEAAILLTLGYVAVELFAKGVEAFFATAGPGAAKLTKTVTRITGYAALLSLLVSVFKANTAAAVALGSFAGMAIGFASQQVVGNALAGLFLAVSRPFRIGDRISVPAAKAEGKVINIGVMYTVLEADDKTVLIPSSKILGNVIEVSKQKNAKQEEPI; encoded by the coding sequence TTGGTAGGAGTAGACAAGGTTGCAGAAGAGGTTGAGAAGGGCGCAGAAGCAGCCAAGAGCTCTGCACCATACATTATTGGAGCAATAATAGTGATTGGCGCCGCATCGGCACTACTTGCATGGGTATCCTCGTTTAAGACTGGCCTAGTGAAAGACAATAGCCAATACATAGAGGCAGCTATACTCCTTACCCTGGGCTATGTAGCTGTAGAACTGTTCGCAAAAGGAGTAGAAGCCTTCTTTGCTACAGCAGGGCCAGGAGCAGCCAAGTTGACCAAGACTGTTACACGTATAACTGGCTACGCTGCCCTCCTCTCCCTGCTCGTATCGGTCTTCAAGGCTAATACTGCTGCAGCCGTAGCTCTAGGAAGCTTCGCTGGCATGGCTATTGGTTTCGCCTCCCAACAAGTCGTAGGCAATGCGCTCGCAGGGCTCTTCCTCGCAGTCTCGAGGCCTTTCCGCATAGGTGATAGAATATCCGTACCCGCCGCCAAGGCGGAGGGCAAGGTCATCAATATCGGCGTCATGTACACTGTTCTCGAAGCCGATGATAAGACGGTGCTTATCCCCAGCAGCAAGATACTCGGAAACGTGATTGAAGTCTCTAAACAGAAAAACGCTAAACAAGAGGAGCCTATCTAG
- a CDS encoding phenylacetate--CoA ligase family protein codes for MPLKPYMLEPSIESAPREEIEKIQLARLRWTVKRAYENVPLYRRRMKEAGIGPDDIRSLEDVRKLPFTFKDDLRREYPFGLLAVPLSEVVEVHASSGTTGRPTVVAYTMRDIENWATLMARTLAAGGLGRGDVLYSTLNYHWFTGGLGFHYGAMRLGATVVPAGTGFTRRHVQMIRDLGATALAAVPNYAVRLAEVALEMGVDPSRDTKVRLGFFGAEMWSEEMRRRINKLWDMDSYDVYGMSELYGPGTASECHLHDGLHVWEDHYLVEVVDPKTGEPLGPEEEGVLVVTPLTHDAMPLLRYWTNDLTFIMDSKSCDCGRTMRRIARIKGRADDMLIVNGVNVFPQNIELAILQEPWASPHYQIIVERDDALDILRVVVESERKLSEEEKKEFARRLQEKLREVLIVKPRVEIVDPGTLPRTEGGKAKRIIDKRRG; via the coding sequence ATGCCTTTGAAGCCATACATGCTAGAACCCAGCATAGAGTCTGCTCCACGCGAGGAGATAGAGAAGATTCAGCTAGCTAGGCTGCGCTGGACCGTTAAAAGGGCCTACGAGAACGTGCCGCTGTACCGTAGGAGGATGAAGGAGGCCGGTATAGGGCCAGACGATATCCGAAGCCTCGAGGACGTGAGGAAGCTCCCATTCACGTTCAAGGACGATCTTAGGCGCGAGTATCCCTTCGGCTTACTAGCAGTGCCTCTCAGCGAGGTCGTAGAAGTACATGCTAGTAGCGGTACTACGGGCAGGCCGACAGTCGTCGCCTATACTATGAGGGATATTGAGAACTGGGCTACTTTGATGGCCCGTACGCTCGCCGCCGGGGGCCTCGGCCGTGGCGATGTGCTCTACTCTACTCTTAACTACCACTGGTTTACAGGTGGCCTCGGCTTCCACTACGGGGCAATGAGGCTTGGAGCCACTGTCGTGCCCGCTGGGACAGGGTTTACGCGAAGACATGTCCAGATGATAAGGGATCTTGGTGCGACAGCGCTTGCCGCTGTCCCAAACTATGCTGTTAGGCTAGCCGAGGTAGCTTTAGAGATGGGTGTTGATCCGTCCAGGGATACTAAGGTGAGGCTTGGCTTCTTCGGCGCCGAGATGTGGAGCGAGGAGATGAGGCGGAGGATAAACAAGCTGTGGGACATGGATAGCTACGACGTATACGGTATGAGCGAGCTATACGGCCCTGGCACAGCCTCGGAATGCCATCTGCATGATGGGCTGCACGTGTGGGAGGATCACTACTTGGTGGAGGTTGTGGACCCGAAGACGGGGGAGCCTCTTGGCCCGGAGGAGGAGGGTGTACTCGTGGTCACGCCGCTAACCCATGATGCAATGCCTTTGCTGAGATACTGGACCAACGATCTAACATTCATAATGGATTCCAAGAGCTGTGACTGCGGCAGGACCATGAGGAGAATAGCTAGGATAAAGGGCCGTGCTGACGACATGCTTATAGTGAACGGTGTGAACGTGTTCCCGCAGAACATTGAGCTTGCTATACTCCAGGAGCCATGGGCTTCTCCCCACTACCAGATAATAGTTGAAAGAGACGATGCACTCGACATACTAAGAGTCGTGGTTGAGTCGGAGAGGAAGCTGAGCGAGGAAGAGAAGAAAGAGTTTGCAAGGAGGCTTCAGGAGAAGCTAAGAGAAGTCTTGATTGTGAAGCCGAGGGTTGAGATTGTTGACCCCGGGACGCTGCCCCGCACGGAGGGCGGTAAGGCTAAGAGGATAATTGACAAGAGGAGGGGATAA
- a CDS encoding flavin reductase family protein: MSAPKGYIDAGKKWYYVLHPRPVYVVAAEHNGRINFMAASWIMPLSEEPARIVAALDKEAYTTELVLGAGVFTVNVLSVEHVEFIYGAGTMSGRKVDKIRVLGAELARDTVTGAPRLVKPRPLGVIEAQVHRSLEDVAEDVYLVVADVVAAYADAELFNPRYGWELKKVRVAMHSAGRAFTTNNGLYVAKKKGS, encoded by the coding sequence GTGAGCGCTCCCAAAGGCTATATTGATGCAGGCAAGAAGTGGTACTATGTTCTCCATCCTCGTCCAGTATACGTTGTTGCCGCTGAGCACAATGGGCGGATAAACTTCATGGCCGCTTCATGGATTATGCCTCTCAGCGAGGAGCCGGCGCGAATAGTGGCTGCCCTGGACAAGGAGGCTTACACGACTGAGCTCGTTCTCGGAGCAGGCGTGTTTACCGTGAATGTTCTGAGTGTTGAACACGTTGAGTTCATCTACGGGGCTGGCACAATGAGTGGTAGGAAGGTCGACAAGATACGTGTTCTAGGCGCCGAGCTAGCCAGGGATACCGTTACGGGTGCTCCCCGGCTCGTCAAGCCGCGCCCACTGGGTGTTATTGAGGCACAGGTTCATCGCAGCCTCGAAGACGTTGCTGAGGACGTGTACCTGGTGGTTGCAGACGTTGTTGCTGCTTATGCTGATGCCGAGCTCTTTAACCCAAGGTATGGCTGGGAGCTAAAGAAGGTCCGGGTAGCGATGCATAGCGCGGGCAGGGCCTTCACAACTAATAACGGCCTATACGTTGCGAAGAAGAAGGGGAGTTAA